The Denticeps clupeoides unplaced genomic scaffold, fDenClu1.1, whole genome shotgun sequence genomic sequence TtgcctgtggtgtgtgtgttgctctgttCGTGGCGTTCCGATGTTCAATCTCCATCTGGTTCATGAGTTCAATGAGCCTGCCCTGCTCCTGTTCAAAATCTACCATTGTTCTGTTACCATGGCATCCTCCGTTAGCAAGAAAACCACCATTACTGTGGCTACCCCTCTGGTTGACCTGGCAACCTCTGTAACCAACACCAGCCCACTGGCTGTGTCCCGTGGCTCTATGCTCTACTCTGCTTCCAGGGATAGGGCGTTCTCTGGGTGTGATCTGGGTGGGCGTGGTTGGGGTCACCAGGTGATTGTCTGTCAGCACCTTGCCCTCGTTCTCCTGCAGCATGGCACCAAATTTACGTAGGACTGACGGGctgctcaacttcctgtccaaTGGGCTGCACTTCCTGTCCATTGGCGGGGGGCAATGCTGAGAAGGGGCAATGTACTCAAGGTTCTGGACGCCAGGGGTCATGCGCTGAGGGATGTGGGGCTGCTGGAGGTCAGCGGTCACAATTCTGTTTTTCCTGTTGTCATAGTCATATGTTTTAGCTCTTCCCCAGCTTACGTCTGTCCtgataatagaaaaaataagATCATGACTACTCTTACATACACCCATTGTGGcagcaacaacatttacatttacgtcatgTATCAGACGCcgtaatcagtagttacagggacagtccccctggaaacgcacagggttaagtgtctttctcagggacacaatggtagtaagtggggtttgaacctgtgactttgtggtctactACCTCCCAGAACGACAGGAAcaggtgtgcatatgtgtgagTTAGCTGCACAGTGCTCACTAATGTCATATCTGGGGACGGTTCACTGCTGTGCAGCTCtctagtgtgtatatgtgtgtgtgtgtgtgtgtgtatgagagagagacagagagtatTTGCGCTGTGTCTGTGCTGAAGCAGCTGTACCTCTCAGCCACAGCAGGATCAAGTTTCTTCTGTCTCTGTGGAacagaaaaagagggagagggGTGACATTACAAATTAATACAGacaaggtgagagagagagaggaccatgggaaaaaaatcaaatgttctGGAAGACTCACAGGGCTGGGAGACGCcaaattgttcagtttttttccatGTACCAGGTATCCATCTAAAACCTCCATGGTAGATTCCAGtcctctgttgccatggcaaccactgGTAAAATTCTCATGAGGTGAACAGTCGTTAGGCCGATTGTAGCCACAGCTGTTGTTTCTATGGGAACCAGATTGGTTCACACCACTATAAGGCCAAACAGACTGGTCCCTGCTGCTGTTGCTACGGTGACTGGGGTAGAGGGCGACATCATTTGTCTTGCCGTGTGCAACGCAGTTACTTCCTCCTCTGCGAGCGATCACATCGTTATACagctgcaataaaaaaacacacatatcattaataattatgcgtacaatgaacacacacaccgccacaaaagcacaaatcatgtgtgtgagagaggtaaagagtGTATGTTTCCATTTAATGAGTCAGTTAGTatccactttcactttgaacGACTGTGTAAGTGAGCgggtttgagtgtgtgagtaagtgagtgtgaatgagtgtgtaagCTTGTCAGAATTCTCACTATGTGCTAAATAGACTCATTAAtttcaggggtcaggggtcacatgCAAGCATTCATTAAgagattttgtgtgtgagtgtgtatgtgtgtgcttgcatgCTTACTGCcatgtgtgcatatttttatCCTAAGTAACTATGTACTTTAGTCTCTGTgaaaatgagagtgtgtgtgtgtgtgtggatgtttaCTGTAGTACGTTCATATTTATATCCTGAGTAACTATGACCCGGTGTGGAGGGTGTGTCAAAATGAGTGTGTTATCGAAAGCTTTCTGTAGCgtgttcatatttttatccCGGTAATTATGGGCCGTGTACTGTGagtaaaaatatgtgtgtgtgtgtgtgtgagagactaaaaagagaacgagagagtgagtgtgcgtgcatgtTTACAACAGAGTGTTTATATTTTGGACTCTTCTGTTACTACAGAtctgaaaatgtgtgtgcatgtcagaATCATTGCTCCAGACCACTCATGTTTTTGCATCTATAGACTgtatgtgttggtgtgtttgtcAAACCTCCTCTATTTTGCGCTGCATGTCCTGCAGTTGCTCCTCCCACTCCAGCATAACGGCGTCGACCTCCTCCCGTTCACCTCCCCATGGCCGGCACTGCAGGTCCAGGGCTGCCATCcttgtgtgttcgtgtgtgtgtgtgtctgtgacttTTGCTTCTCAGATCGGGCACAGGGTCAGCAAGGCAGGTGTGGGTCCGAGTGTGTTTCTGTTGAcagaggaggacaggacaggacacacacacacatcatgtgcAGATATGATTAACAGAATATGAATCGTTTAAAAATGTCCCACGGCGCCCCTTGGTGTGACGCAGATATGGAAAATATTTTCGGCGCTGACAGCCCTGTTCTATTTCCGCACGCAATTCCCATTCCTCCAACAGGTGACATCCTAAAACCTGACATTTGGTGTGTGTGCTccgctctgtgtgtgcgtgtttataCCTGAACTACCTGAGTATACGCTCAGCCACCGACCACCACACCCCTGCTGCCATTCAGTTATTAAAGCCATTTCCATGTCATGGAACATGACGCTCCGGCAAACTCCTGTCACATTCCCCCGCGAGTCCCGTGAAAATGCCTGAATGTACCGCCGCGTGATGTAAGAGCGTGGGGTATTTTTACCCCGTGTAACCATGGAGCATTAACTCAACTGACAGGGAATGAGTTCGCTTATTTAATTGCGGGCCTGAATGGATTATCACATGTAAAAGTGATAATATATAAACCAAAATAGCTACTCAATATCACAACTGAGGTACATCTttcattttgtaaaagtaaacACTTCCAAAAGGAATGTGAAAAAATGAAGTTGACCACAACAAAGATCTGGATTTTATATTCTATGAAATGTCACATGTCCTGGCCTAAGGAAGTCAAATCAGTCGTTATCAGTTATCATATCTGACAAATCATGAAGTCCAACCGTTCGTCGCCCACCCACGACCTGACGCTTACCTGCGTACTTGTCGCGCCCTCCCGCGATATTTGCAGGTTTGTCGCGACAGCGGCGACTTTCTGTTTCTTTATGGCTCTCTCTGTTTCCCGCCGCGCCGCTCGCCGCTCAACTGTGACGTCAGGCCGCGCGTGGCGGTGTTTTTAAAAGgcgccggccccgccccccgcgtTAAAGCAGCCCCGCCTCCCGGAGCTTCCTCCCCGCAGTCGGTCGGGTTTATCCCGCCATCCGAGCCGAGGGCCCCGGAATGTCGTCACCCTCGCAACTCGGTATAATTATCCCGCCTGACAACGCGCTTATGGCGCTGCGCCCGCCGACGCCGAAGCTCTGTTGCTGTTCCGCTTTGGGACTCCGGCAGATCTGGTCATgtgatatatattattattattattcaagaTTTCATTCATataacaatattatatttaatatccaTTATGTTATACATAACACACAAATCATACATATAAAGCAATTTTATTAAGTCTAGGCTATATTGATAGAATGTATTGATAGAATGCCAGTGCATTCATTAAATATCCAGAAATTAGTGGTTAATACTTAGGTCTACTATTGCAATCTCGGATTGACTTGCTCCTAAAAGGAATGTTGTAAAATGGCATATCAGCACATCGAAAAACTaggaattaaatatttatttcattctaatAAATATTTAGTTACTTAcctatttatatgtatatacttTTTTGCTTTTACCAATACTGCCTTAGCGGTTGGATTTTCTGATGCTGATGATTTATATTATGAGTTGACAttgtatgaaaatataaaaatgatttgtgtCTCGTGGCTTGTTGTTACTTTGGGAAGCGCTCCAGTCTGTCAGCGTTGTTTCAGCGGCATGCTTGGTCGGCCAGCtttagtctttatttattttgtcgcTTGTCATTATTGCACAATATGATGGCCGGTCATCTGATCTGCACCGCCAATGACCTAATTAAAAGTCCCTGTCAGACCCTGGCAAGGATACGGGGCGATTCCACAGGCATCTGATTAATCCTGCCAACAGGGTGAGCAGAAGCCAGAGGGAGGGTCCATTTCATAAACAACAGTTATGCTATAATCGTTTTGGCCAGTCACTCGCTTTGGCTAAATTTAGATGTGGGATTCAGCCAAGCTCCTGGACACCTGGGGTCCAGATCaattttgatttgtttgtttattacgaTTGTGCTGCTTGTGGCGCAAAGCTGACAAAAGTTCAAGTGCCAGCCAATCAAACCTAATTATTGGACCAGAATCACCCCTTTTGAGCTTTAATGTAACACTAAGATGTGAGTATGGGGTAATGACAGATCACAGATTTCACACACTTCCATCATAAAGTATTCCGCAAAGGTTTTAGGCAGCAGTGAACCTTTTTTCATCTTTCCAAAATGTTCAGGAAgagaaatgggtggtagtagcctagtgggtaacacac encodes the following:
- the LOC114771775 gene encoding uncharacterized protein LOC114771775, with the translated sequence MAALDLQCRPWGGEREEVDAVMLEWEEQLQDMQRKIEELYNDVIARRGGSNCVAHGKTNDVALYPSHRSNSSRDQSVWPYSGVNQSGSHRNNSCGYNRPNDCSPHENFTSGCHGNRGLESTMEVLDGYLVHGKKLNNLASPSPRQKKLDPAVAERTDVSWGRAKTYDYDNRKNRIVTADLQQPHIPQRMTPGVQNLEYIAPSQHCPPPMDRKCSPLDRKLSSPSVLRKFGAMLQENEGKVLTDNHLVTPTTPTQITPRERPIPGSRVEHRATGHSQWAGVGYRGCQVNQRGSHSNGGFLANGGCHGNRTMVDFEQEQGRLIELMNQMEIEHRNATNRATHTPQVTRESSPAPVRQGFSRPARPANQRRPSRWASHTPSQVYRHSGPMNRPPSPAPKAKPANKSFCLFSLDTETLIM